In the genome of Vicia villosa cultivar HV-30 ecotype Madison, WI linkage group LG7, Vvil1.0, whole genome shotgun sequence, one region contains:
- the LOC131616930 gene encoding uncharacterized protein LOC131616930 encodes MANPLQSGALRSATVTNPKEHTNVSAISTRSGKAKEVVEENDEEEEPLLEVNVEIKENEVEAEDVVISEPVTKGKIIEPKPAVKLPFPTRNKKKGQHEKNFEKFLEMFKKLELNIPFLEALEQMPTYAKFMKDIISKKRTINLDPIILTETCSAILQGMKIPLKNKDRGSVTISCTIGDRSFKKALIDLGASVSLMPLSIYKRLGIGKVQDTRMTLQFADHSVKRPYGIVEDVLVKIDKFVFPVDFVILEMPEDEEIPIILGKPFLETGRYDVATSQHIEVIDQICANENSLETKQLPLDRVLSLPIFDEEDAVDEKEVEVVAMMEATQTFKISRPNRWEDLRQPLVEEKKDEPKKRAELKQLLEQDLF; translated from the exons ATGGCAAATCCTCTACAGTCGGGCGCTCTACGTAGTGCCACAGTTACAAATCCTAAAGAGCATACTAATGTAAGTGCTATAAGCACTAGAAGTGGTAAAGCCAAAGAAGTTGTGGAGGaaaatgatgaagaagaagagccGTTGCTTGAAGTTAATGTGGAAATAAAGGAAAATGAGGTAGAAGCTGAGGATGTGGTTATATCAGAACCGGTGACGAAAGGGAAGATTATTGAGCCAAAACCAGCCGTTAAACTTCCTTTTCCCACTAGAAATAAAAAGAAGGGGCAGCatgagaagaattttgaaaaattcttggagatgttcaagaaacttgaaTTAAATATTCCATTCCTAGAGGCGTTGGAGCAAATGCCTACATATGCCAAGTTCATGAAGGATATTATATCCAAGAAAAGGACCATCAATCTTGATCCAATTATTCTAaccgaaacttgtagtgctattttgcagggtatgaagattccgCTGAAAAACAAGGATCGAGGTTCTGTGACTATTTCTTGTACCATTGGGGATAGATCTTTCAAGAAAGCCCTTattgatttgggagcaagtgtgagtcttatgccGCTGtccatttacaagagattagggaTAGGTAAAGTgcaagatacaagaatgacactccaaTTTGCTGACCATTCTGTGAAGAGACCATACGGGATAGTAGAAGATGTGCTTGTCAAAATTGACAAATTTGTGTTCCCGGTGGACTTTGTTATTTTAGAGATGCCGGAAGATGAAGAGATTCCAATCATTTTGGGGAAACCATTTTTAGAGACTGGGAGAT ATGATGTTGCCActagtcaacacattgaggtgaTTGATCAAATATGTGCGAATGAAAATTCCTTGGAAACAAAACAATTACCTTTGGACAGAGTGTTGAGTTTACCAATTTTTGATGAAGAGGATGCGGTTGATGAAAAAGAGGTGGAAGTGGTAGCCATGATGGAAGCAACACAAACCTTTAAAATTTCTCGACCAAACCGATGGGAAGATCTTAGGCAACCATTGGTGGAGGAAAAGAAAGATGAACCAAAGAAAAGGGCTGAATTGAAACAactattagaacaagatttattctga